From the Clarias gariepinus isolate MV-2021 ecotype Netherlands chromosome 3, CGAR_prim_01v2, whole genome shotgun sequence genome, one window contains:
- the anp32e gene encoding acidic leucine-rich nuclear phosphoprotein 32 family member E isoform X1: MEMKKRISLELRNRTPAEVAELVVDNCRSSDGEIEGLTDEFKELEFLSMVNVGLTSLAMLPSLPKLRKLELSDNNISGSLEILAEKCPNLTYLNLSGNKIKELSTVEALQNLKNLKSLDLFNCEITTLEEYRDSIFELLPQVTFLDGFDSEDNEAPDSDDDDVCGGSEDEDGEEGAGPVGDYEDDEDEEEEDEEESESGEVGLSYLMKDDIQDEEDDDDYVEEEQEEEGEEEADVRGEKRKREAEDEGEDDEDDD; this comes from the exons ATGGAGATGAAGAAAAGGATCAGTTTAGAGCTGAGGAACAGAACTCCGGCCGAG GTGGCAGAGCTGGTTGTGGACAATTGCCGCTCGAGTGATGGAGAGATTGAGGGCCTCACAGATGAGTTCAAGGAGCTGGAGTTCCTCAGCATGGTTAATGTTGGTCTCACATCACTGGCCATGCTGCCGTCACTGCCCAAACTGAGAAAG TTGGAACTGAGTGACAATAACATCTCGGGCTCTTTGGAGATACTTGCTGAGAAATGTCCTAATCTGACGTACCTGAATCTGAGTGGCAACAAGATTAAAGAGCTCAGCACAGTGGAGGCTCTG CAAAACCTGAAGAACCTGAAAAGCCTGGACCTTTTTAACTGCGAGATCACAACACTGGAGGAGTACAGGGATAGTATTTTTGAACTGCTGCCTCAGGTCACATTCTTGGACGGCTTTGATTCAGAGGACAACGAGGCTCCAGactctgatgatgatgatg TTTGTGGTGGCTCAGAAGATGAAGATGGTGAGGAGGGGGCTGGACCTGTTGGTGATTATGAGGAcgatgaggatgaggaggaggaggatgaagaaGAATCAGAGAGTGGAGAGGTTGGCCTGTCCTACCTGATGAAAGATGATATTCAG gatgaggaggatgatgatgactATGTAGAAGAAGAACAGGAGGAGGAAGGCGAGG AAGAGGCAGATGTTCGAGGGGAGAAGCGGAAGAGAGAGGCAGAAGATGAGGGTGAAGACGATGAAGATGATGACTAA
- the anp32e gene encoding acidic leucine-rich nuclear phosphoprotein 32 family member E isoform X3, with protein MEMKKRISLELRNRTPAEVAELVVDNCRSSDGEIEGLTDEFKELEFLSMVNVGLTSLAMLPSLPKLRKLELSDNNISGSLEILAEKCPNLTYLNLSGNKIKELSTVEALQNLKNLKSLDLFNCEITTLEEYRDSIFELLPQVTFLDGFDSEDNEAPDSDDDDDEDGEEGAGPVGDYEDDEDEEEEDEEESESGEVGLSYLMKDDIQDEEDDDDYVEEEQEEEGEEEADVRGEKRKREAEDEGEDDEDDD; from the exons ATGGAGATGAAGAAAAGGATCAGTTTAGAGCTGAGGAACAGAACTCCGGCCGAG GTGGCAGAGCTGGTTGTGGACAATTGCCGCTCGAGTGATGGAGAGATTGAGGGCCTCACAGATGAGTTCAAGGAGCTGGAGTTCCTCAGCATGGTTAATGTTGGTCTCACATCACTGGCCATGCTGCCGTCACTGCCCAAACTGAGAAAG TTGGAACTGAGTGACAATAACATCTCGGGCTCTTTGGAGATACTTGCTGAGAAATGTCCTAATCTGACGTACCTGAATCTGAGTGGCAACAAGATTAAAGAGCTCAGCACAGTGGAGGCTCTG CAAAACCTGAAGAACCTGAAAAGCCTGGACCTTTTTAACTGCGAGATCACAACACTGGAGGAGTACAGGGATAGTATTTTTGAACTGCTGCCTCAGGTCACATTCTTGGACGGCTTTGATTCAGAGGACAACGAGGCTCCAGactctgatgatgatgatg ATGAAGATGGTGAGGAGGGGGCTGGACCTGTTGGTGATTATGAGGAcgatgaggatgaggaggaggaggatgaagaaGAATCAGAGAGTGGAGAGGTTGGCCTGTCCTACCTGATGAAAGATGATATTCAG gatgaggaggatgatgatgactATGTAGAAGAAGAACAGGAGGAGGAAGGCGAGG AAGAGGCAGATGTTCGAGGGGAGAAGCGGAAGAGAGAGGCAGAAGATGAGGGTGAAGACGATGAAGATGATGACTAA
- the anp32e gene encoding acidic leucine-rich nuclear phosphoprotein 32 family member E isoform X2, translated as MEMKKRISLELRNRTPAEVAELVVDNCRSSDGEIEGLTDEFKELEFLSMVNVGLTSLAMLPSLPKLRKLELSDNNISGSLEILAEKCPNLTYLNLSGNKIKELSTVEALQNLKNLKSLDLFNCEITTLEEYRDSIFELLPQVTFLDGFDSEDNEAPDSDDDDEDEDGEEGAGPVGDYEDDEDEEEEDEEESESGEVGLSYLMKDDIQDEEDDDDYVEEEQEEEGEEEADVRGEKRKREAEDEGEDDEDDD; from the exons ATGGAGATGAAGAAAAGGATCAGTTTAGAGCTGAGGAACAGAACTCCGGCCGAG GTGGCAGAGCTGGTTGTGGACAATTGCCGCTCGAGTGATGGAGAGATTGAGGGCCTCACAGATGAGTTCAAGGAGCTGGAGTTCCTCAGCATGGTTAATGTTGGTCTCACATCACTGGCCATGCTGCCGTCACTGCCCAAACTGAGAAAG TTGGAACTGAGTGACAATAACATCTCGGGCTCTTTGGAGATACTTGCTGAGAAATGTCCTAATCTGACGTACCTGAATCTGAGTGGCAACAAGATTAAAGAGCTCAGCACAGTGGAGGCTCTG CAAAACCTGAAGAACCTGAAAAGCCTGGACCTTTTTAACTGCGAGATCACAACACTGGAGGAGTACAGGGATAGTATTTTTGAACTGCTGCCTCAGGTCACATTCTTGGACGGCTTTGATTCAGAGGACAACGAGGCTCCAGactctgatgatgatgatg AAGATGAAGATGGTGAGGAGGGGGCTGGACCTGTTGGTGATTATGAGGAcgatgaggatgaggaggaggaggatgaagaaGAATCAGAGAGTGGAGAGGTTGGCCTGTCCTACCTGATGAAAGATGATATTCAG gatgaggaggatgatgatgactATGTAGAAGAAGAACAGGAGGAGGAAGGCGAGG AAGAGGCAGATGTTCGAGGGGAGAAGCGGAAGAGAGAGGCAGAAGATGAGGGTGAAGACGATGAAGATGATGACTAA
- the anp32e gene encoding acidic leucine-rich nuclear phosphoprotein 32 family member E isoform X4 translates to MVNVGLTSLAMLPSLPKLRKLELSDNNISGSLEILAEKCPNLTYLNLSGNKIKELSTVEALQNLKNLKSLDLFNCEITTLEEYRDSIFELLPQVTFLDGFDSEDNEAPDSDDDDVCGGSEDEDGEEGAGPVGDYEDDEDEEEEDEEESESGEVGLSYLMKDDIQDEEDDDDYVEEEQEEEGEEEADVRGEKRKREAEDEGEDDEDDD, encoded by the exons ATGGTTAATGTTGGTCTCACATCACTGGCCATGCTGCCGTCACTGCCCAAACTGAGAAAG TTGGAACTGAGTGACAATAACATCTCGGGCTCTTTGGAGATACTTGCTGAGAAATGTCCTAATCTGACGTACCTGAATCTGAGTGGCAACAAGATTAAAGAGCTCAGCACAGTGGAGGCTCTG CAAAACCTGAAGAACCTGAAAAGCCTGGACCTTTTTAACTGCGAGATCACAACACTGGAGGAGTACAGGGATAGTATTTTTGAACTGCTGCCTCAGGTCACATTCTTGGACGGCTTTGATTCAGAGGACAACGAGGCTCCAGactctgatgatgatgatg TTTGTGGTGGCTCAGAAGATGAAGATGGTGAGGAGGGGGCTGGACCTGTTGGTGATTATGAGGAcgatgaggatgaggaggaggaggatgaagaaGAATCAGAGAGTGGAGAGGTTGGCCTGTCCTACCTGATGAAAGATGATATTCAG gatgaggaggatgatgatgactATGTAGAAGAAGAACAGGAGGAGGAAGGCGAGG AAGAGGCAGATGTTCGAGGGGAGAAGCGGAAGAGAGAGGCAGAAGATGAGGGTGAAGACGATGAAGATGATGACTAA
- the si:ch211-191i18.2 gene encoding uncharacterized protein si:ch211-191i18.2 has product MFRLLHHCLIAAFLAASLMLLPFDCAEYDYNPTSLPDYDYNATFEYSFYSNSSTEDLATFFNRIENEELDISHEDPVSTATSPRNKGFRTVYPSLLLTPILAVYQLLRLS; this is encoded by the exons ATGTTCAGGTTACTTCATCACTGCTTGATAGCTGCGTTCTTGGCAGCATCCTTGATGCTCCTGCCATTCGACTGTG CTGAGTATGACTATAATCCAACTTCTTTACCAGACTATGACTACAATGCTACATTTGAATACagtttctaca GCAACAGCAGCACTGAAGACCTGGCTACGTTTTTTAACCgtatagaaaatgaagaatTGGATATAAGCCACGAAGATCCAGTATCCACAGCGACCTCTCCCCGAAACAAG GGCTTTAGGACAGTATATCCAAGCTTACTGCTCACACCGATCCTGGCTGTTTATCAGCTGCTTAGACTCTCATAG